A region of Sugiyamaella lignohabitans strain CBS 10342 chromosome A, complete sequence DNA encodes the following proteins:
- the FKH2 gene encoding forkhead family transcription factor FKH2 has translation MSTKSKGSPSKRRHVSRAESSAEKDVIVKSDDSKDDQHSGSATGDVGVGQSLQKQSASPKRRKVPSLNTAPDLSVESNAPVVSAPSADEINSIIANLALPDPNIQVAIDHANHKTSNTEVQAYAKLAGANWTYYVQSLRVIIGRSSEPSTSTSGDQNGAEQVQIDLGPAKVVSRRHASIQYNQDGRYWELTILGRNGARIDKVSHKEGTTRLFSGNIIDIGGVQMMFVLPDVEPRVASSFLNAARRFSPRVNNVVPSQQASSQSSEAAAAAAAAAGLVSLSPGRNQQGVHKFENSTGPSNEQKQDYVAAATLAGAAAYASSVNGQGGAGAYANNAAYPRGVAMITRPQVRGVLQTSHYVDQDLSADDAKDIKPPYSYATMITQAIMSSEEMMLSLADIYEWIMHRYSFYRHSKSGWQNSIRHNLSLNKAFEKVPRKANEAGKGMKWQINDQYKVEYMQKANLSKPGRMRLSPMAKQQIQFPQHPQQQQQQQPPPPPMLQHQHPQQPPLQQQHQQPPPLALQQLQNHTSQPPSVQLNPIQNLPPGVPGTQQVQPPSLAHNNSTLPPPIPTGGYQTLPPLNMSPFPMLQPRNDKEDSKLDAGFVTPQKPKTTVDVPYSDQYGLATTPGNNDNNNNNTSGSVANTSPTLLPSPQRGYMGSSTAATGQISQLEAYTPERGSRGGSMGHQSKPSSNGSVIGDTNASGPGAETGESGSGINATGDSGANNAGSGGDGSGIAGSSANSAATVGASSTGTGTSSSNGNSSGQQQLNPPTPFGQFVGMTPARQTSQLQLAPPSSAQQQQLPSSFMPGSSPAPFWKMTQFSSTPIRSSEFSPSKFSSPPVSSQIERRNDGSDDTIGDLQDVDLTRYGKKKQQLW, from the coding sequence ATGAGCACTAAAAGTAAAGGGTCTCCAAGTAAACGCCGGCACGTTTCACGTGCTGAGTCTTCGGCTGAAAAAGATGTGATAGTGAAGAGTGACGACAGTAAAGATGATCAACACTCGGGGTCAGCAACTGGTGATGTTGGAGTGGGCCAATCACTACAAAAACAGTCTGCTTCTCCCAAACGAAGAAAAGTGCCCAGTCTAAACACAGCTCCAGATTTGTCAGTCGAATCTAATGCTCCAGTAGTATCCGCACCTTCCGCAGATGAGATCAACTCTATCATTGCAAATCTGGCTCTGCCAGATCCTAATATTCAGGTGGCAATCGACCATGCCAATCACAAGACATCTAACACTGAGGTGCAAGCCTATGCCAAGTTAGCAGGTGCTAATTGGACTTATTATGTACAAAGTTTACGGGTCATTATTGGACGTTCATCTGAGCCATCGACGTCGACTAGTGGTGATCAGAATGGCGCCGAGCAAGTCCAGATAGATTTGGGTCCTGCAAAAGTTGTTTCTCGTCGTCACGCATCTATTCAGTATAACCAGGACGGCAGATACTGGGAGCTGACCATTCTCGGTCGTAATGGTGCTAGAATCGATAAAGTGTCGCATAAGGAGGGAACAACTCGGTTATTCAGTGGTAATATCATCGATATAGGTGGTGTTCAAATGATGTTTGTATTGCCTGATGTCGAGCCAAGAGTGGCTAGTAGCTTTTTAAACGCTGCCAGACGCTTTTCTCCAAGAGTTAATAATGTTGTACCATCGCAGCAGGCTTCATCACAAAGTTCcgaagctgctgcagctgctgccgcaGCGGCTGGTTTAGTATCATTGTCACCAGGCCGGAATCAGCAGGGTGTACACAAGTTTGAAAATTCAACAGGGCCATCTAACGAGCAAAAACAAGACTatgtggctgctgctacattagctggtgctgctgcttatGCTTCAAGCGTAAATGGTCAAggtggagctggtgctTATGCTAATAATGCAGCATACCCTCGTGGAGTAGCTATGATCACTCGACCTCAAGTACGAGGAGTTCTTCAAACCAGTCATTATGTTGATCAGGATCTCAGTGCTGATGATGCTAAGGATATCAAACCTCCATACAGTTATGCGACAATGATCACCCAGGCCATTATGTCGAGTGAAGAAATGATGCTGTCTTTGGCAGATATCTACGAGTGGATCATGCACCGCTACTCATTTTACCGACATTCGAAATCGGGATGGCAAAACTCAATTCGTCATAATCTATCGCTTAACAAAGCATTTGAAAAGGTTCCTAGAAAAGCCAATGAAGCTGGTAAGGGTATGAAATGGCAAATCAACGACCAGTACAAGGTTGAATATATGCAAAAAGCCAATCTGAGTAAACCAGGTAGAATGAGACTGTCTCCTATGGCCAAGCAGCAAATCCAATTCCCtcaacatcctcaacaacagcaacaacagcaacctccaccaccacctatGCtacagcaccagcatccACAACAGCCTCCGctccagcaacagcatcaacaacccCCTCCATTGGCACTTCAGCAGTTGCAAAACCACACTTCACAACCACCTTCGGTTCAGCTGAATCCTATTCAAAATCTGCCTCCAGGAGTTCCTGGTACACAACAGGTTCAACCTCCGTCGTTGGCTCATAATAATAGTACATTACCACCACCTATCCCGACAGGAGGATACCAAACACTTCCGCCACTAAATATGTCACCATTCCCAATGTTGCAACCACGTAACGACAAAGAAGACAGCAAGCTGGATGCTGGCTTCGTTACACCTCAAAAACCCAAGACCACGGTAGACGTGCCCTACTCTGATCAGTACGGACTGGCTACCACACCCGGCAACAATgataacaataataataatactagTGGTAGTGTTGCCAATACCTCGCCAACATTACTACCCTCTCCCCAGAGAGGCTACATGGGCAGTTCGACAGCAGCTACTGGTCAGATCTCTCAATTAGAGGCATATACCCCAGAACGAGGTAGTCGTGGTGGCAGTATGGGTCATCAATCCAAGCCATCGTCCAATGGTAGTGTTATTGGTGATACTAATGCATCCGGTCCTGGTGCAGAAACCGGTGAATCTGGCAGTGGAATAAATGCGACTGGTGATTCTGGTGCGAATAATGCTGGTAGCGGTGGAGACGGTTCTGGAATAGCTGGGTCATCAGCCAACAGTGCTGCCACTGTAGGAGCTAGCTCTACAGGAACTGGTACTAGTTCAAGTAATGGTAACTCATCAggccagcagcaactcaATCCACCCACACCATTTGGTCAGTTTGTGGGTATGACACCAGCCAGACAGACTTCACAATTGCAACTTGCGccaccatcatcagcacaacaacagcaattgcCATCGTCGTTCATGCCAGGTAGCTCGCCTGCTCCGTTCTGGAAAATGACGCAATTCTCGTCGACACCAATACGATCGAGCGAATTCTCGCCTTCGAAGTTCTCGTCACCACCAGTGTCTTCGCAAATCGAGCGACGCAACGACGGCTCGGACGATACCATAGGCGACCTCCAAGATGTGGACCTCACACGGtatggaaaaaagaagcaacagcTTTGGTAA
- the RPL16A gene encoding ribosomal 60S subunit protein L16A (Ribosomal 60S subunit protein L16A; N-terminally acetylated, binds 5.8 S rRNA; transcriptionally regulated by Rap1p; homologous to mammalian ribosomal protein L13A and bacterial L13; RPL16A has a paralog, RPL16B, that arose from the whole genome duplication; protein abundance increases in response to DNA replication stress; GO_component: GO:0005737 - cytoplasm [Evidence IEA,IEA]; GO_component: GO:0022625 - cytosolic large ribosomal subunit [Evidence IDA] [PMID 11983894]; GO_component: GO:0015934 - large ribosomal subunit [Evidence IEA]; GO_component: GO:0030529 - ribonucleoprotein complex [Evidence IEA]; GO_component: GO:0005840 - ribosome [Evidence IEA,IEA]; GO_function: GO:0003723 - RNA binding [Evidence IDA] [PMID 6337137]; GO_function: GO:0003735 - structural constituent of ribosome [Evidence IEA]; GO_function: GO:0003735 - structural constituent of ribosome [Evidence IC] [PMID 11983894]; GO_process: GO:0002181 - cytoplasmic translation [Evidence IC] [PMID 11983894]; GO_process: GO:0006412 - translation [Evidence IEA]) encodes MIAHKTARGKAALEHLKVFEGIPPPYDRKKRVVVPQALRVLRLKPGRKYTTIGRLSHEVGWKYQDVVSRLEERRKVKSAAYYAKKVALQKKVQAAQKSVADSETSKALAALGY; translated from the coding sequence ATGATTGCCCACAAGACCGCCCGTGGTAAGGCTGCTCTTGAGCACCTCAAGGTCTTCGAGGGTATCCCTCCCCCATACGACCGCAAGAAGCGTGTTGTTGTTCCCCAAGCTCTCCGTGTCCTCAGACTCAAGCCTGGCAGAAAATACACCACCATCGGCAGATTGAGTCACGAAGTTGGCTGGAAATACCAAGACGTTGTCAGCCGTTTggaagagagaagaaaggTCAAGTCTGCTGCCTACTATGCTAAGAAGGTTGCTCTCCAAAAGAAGGTCCAAGCTGCTCAAAAATCTGTTGCCGACTCTGAGACTTCCAAGGCTCTCGCTGCTTTGGGTTACTAA